In Vagococcus luciliae, one genomic interval encodes:
- a CDS encoding exodeoxyribonuclease III: protein MKLISWNVNGLRAAVKKNFYEDIKQIDADIISLQETKLQEGQIEMALPGYYQYWNYAEKKGYSGVAVFTKIEPISVKKGMGIKEFDTEGRLLTLEFDTFYLVNCYTPNAQPELKRLDFRLDWEEHFRKYLVKLDEEKPVILCGDLNVAHENIDLKNWKNNRKNPGFSDQERDAFTQLLDAGFIDTYRYFYPNKEGAYSWWSYRFNARKNNAGWRIDYFCVSNKLKNKLKNADILSTIFGSDHCPVELLVDMN from the coding sequence ATGAAGCTTATTTCTTGGAATGTCAATGGATTACGTGCAGCGGTGAAAAAGAATTTTTATGAAGACATAAAACAAATAGATGCAGATATTATTTCACTGCAAGAAACGAAATTACAAGAAGGGCAAATTGAAATGGCGTTACCTGGTTATTATCAGTATTGGAATTATGCAGAAAAAAAAGGTTATTCTGGTGTGGCTGTTTTTACTAAAATTGAACCTATTTCTGTGAAGAAAGGTATGGGTATTAAGGAGTTTGATACAGAGGGCCGGTTATTAACGCTTGAATTTGATACTTTTTACTTAGTGAATTGCTATACACCAAATGCACAACCAGAATTAAAACGATTGGATTTTCGTTTGGATTGGGAGGAGCATTTTAGAAAATATTTAGTAAAGCTGGATGAAGAAAAACCGGTCATTTTATGTGGAGATTTAAATGTTGCCCATGAAAACATCGATTTGAAAAATTGGAAGAATAATCGTAAAAACCCTGGCTTTTCCGATCAAGAAAGAGATGCTTTTACACAATTATTAGATGCAGGATTTATTGATACTTATCGTTATTTTTATCCTAATAAAGAGGGTGCTTATAGTTGGTGGAGCTATCGCTTTAATGCACGAAAAAATAATGCAGGGTGGCGTATTGACTATTTTTGTGTGTCAAACAAATTAAAAAATAAATTGAAAAATGCAGATATTCTATCAACAATATTTGGAAGCGATCATTGTCCAGTTGAACTATTAGTTGATATGAACTAG
- a CDS encoding aldehyde dehydrogenase family protein, which translates to MSRADKDLLSIQEARILVENARNAQFLVKDYKQSYLDKIINQLLENITMELAHFIDMEVNETKRGSIKDKEWLLTHFLSQLEKELSNQQCIGELLKDSAGNILKVGVPLGVIVVFPSENNVILNTLYSIVIGIKSGNSIIVIPDNEAYHTTIHVVNSVKNICEKYGLPVGCITCLESISESGILEIVTHKNTSMIISAGKINNTTNTQKPIIYGGTGGTPAFIEHTANVSDAVQSVIDSRSLDNGMLPGSEQYLIVEQSIASEVKQQLQQKGAHFLSEEEEHQLLNLLQPKDNGINPICVGKNAYELAELAHFSIEDNTSVLVSEKHYVHELDPFVNEMKCPVIAFYLEPDWMHACEKSIRLLKEKNNGHTIAIHSNNLEVLNQFALKKPVGRMIVNSPSSLASMGINSTLATSCLLGGLTTGKGISAKNITASDLTYIREISHSTQCIEHVNNVDEESHEKMLEEILRKILA; encoded by the coding sequence ATGAGTAGAGCAGATAAAGATCTGTTATCAATCCAAGAAGCCAGAATTCTTGTTGAAAACGCAAGAAATGCTCAATTTTTAGTTAAAGACTATAAGCAAAGTTACTTAGATAAAATAATTAATCAATTATTAGAAAATATCACAATGGAATTAGCACACTTTATAGATATGGAAGTAAATGAAACAAAACGTGGTTCTATAAAAGACAAAGAATGGTTATTAACACATTTCTTATCACAGCTAGAAAAAGAATTATCTAATCAACAGTGTATCGGAGAGCTTTTAAAAGATTCTGCGGGGAATATTTTAAAAGTGGGCGTGCCTTTAGGTGTGATAGTAGTCTTTCCATCAGAAAATAATGTCATTTTAAACACATTATATAGTATCGTTATCGGCATCAAATCAGGTAATAGTATCATTGTTATCCCTGATAATGAAGCCTATCATACAACAATTCATGTCGTAAATAGTGTGAAAAATATTTGTGAAAAATATGGGTTACCAGTAGGTTGTATCACATGTCTTGAGAGTATTTCTGAAAGTGGCATATTAGAAATAGTGACACATAAAAATACTTCAATGATTATTTCGGCTGGAAAAATAAACAACACAACCAATACTCAAAAGCCGATAATTTATGGAGGAACAGGAGGGACACCAGCTTTTATCGAGCACACTGCTAATGTGTCAGATGCCGTACAGTCAGTGATAGACAGTCGCTCATTAGATAATGGGATGTTGCCAGGATCAGAACAATATTTAATAGTTGAACAAAGTATCGCTAGTGAAGTGAAACAACAGCTACAACAAAAAGGGGCGCACTTTTTATCTGAGGAAGAAGAGCATCAGCTACTTAATTTGTTACAGCCTAAAGATAATGGCATTAATCCTATATGTGTTGGAAAAAATGCTTATGAACTAGCTGAATTGGCTCATTTTTCTATTGAAGATAATACCAGTGTTTTAGTATCGGAAAAACATTACGTGCATGAACTAGATCCTTTTGTTAATGAAATGAAATGCCCAGTCATTGCTTTTTATTTAGAACCTGATTGGATGCATGCGTGTGAAAAATCAATTCGGTTATTAAAGGAAAAAAATAATGGTCATACAATAGCGATACATTCAAATAATTTAGAAGTATTAAATCAATTTGCCTTAAAAAAACCGGTAGGAAGAATGATAGTTAATTCACCGTCTTCTTTAGCTAGTATGGGGATAAACTCAACGCTAGCAACTTCATGTCTGTTAGGTGGTTTAACAACTGGTAAAGGAATAAGCGCGAAAAATATAACAGCATCAGATTTAACGTATATTAGAGAAATTAGTCATTCAACGCAGTGTATTGAACACGTTAATAATGTTGATGAAGAATCTCATGAAAAAATGTTAGAAGAGATTTTACGAAAAATTTTAGCTTAA
- a CDS encoding MerR family transcriptional regulator has translation MGDVRDCKGMYSIGEVAKMCNVSRKTLRFYEKLGLIIPDYVSEKNGYRYYKEETMNLIPIIKYYKQMGFKLQEMGNVQKTLDSFYKEPKFLTKQSELKEEEQRIKNSYIAITEWVDLLREGSIAIENNIQNVNVKYFDSFDYVYLEQEFHHNYMDAVINIPWVNYLEKIDCQISGPVILHYEDGQEKMSQDRCNMRVLQKPVNNLSANVPTMSFGGKLFLSSYHIGDLTQISNQYNKMLDWAKENNYECSNELYERFVIDYWSTMNTDTFVVELLVPVTKKK, from the coding sequence ATGGGTGATGTAAGGGATTGTAAGGGGATGTACTCGATTGGAGAGGTAGCAAAAATGTGTAATGTTTCCCGCAAAACATTACGCTTTTATGAAAAGTTAGGATTAATTATTCCCGATTATGTCAGCGAGAAAAATGGTTACAGGTATTACAAAGAAGAAACGATGAATTTAATCCCTATTATTAAATATTACAAGCAAATGGGTTTTAAATTACAAGAAATGGGTAACGTACAAAAAACATTAGATAGTTTTTATAAAGAACCAAAATTTTTAACGAAACAATCAGAATTAAAAGAAGAAGAACAACGCATAAAAAATAGTTATATAGCGATTACAGAGTGGGTAGACTTGCTAAGAGAAGGATCAATCGCAATTGAAAATAATATTCAAAATGTTAACGTAAAATATTTTGATTCATTTGATTATGTCTATCTAGAACAAGAATTTCATCATAATTATATGGATGCGGTGATTAATATCCCATGGGTAAATTATTTAGAGAAGATTGACTGTCAAATTAGTGGACCTGTGATTTTACACTATGAAGATGGTCAAGAAAAAATGTCTCAGGATAGATGTAATATGCGAGTGTTACAGAAACCAGTTAATAATTTATCTGCGAATGTTCCCACGATGTCGTTTGGAGGAAAGCTCTTTTTATCAAGCTATCATATAGGAGATTTGACTCAGATTAGTAACCAATATAATAAAATGTTAGATTGGGCAAAAGAAAATAACTATGAATGCTCCAATGAATTATATGAGCGTTTTGTGATTGATTATTGGTCAACAATGAATACGGATACATTTGTTGTAGAATTATTAGTACCCGTAACCAAGAAGAAGTAA
- the eutM gene encoding ethanolamine utilization microcompartment protein EutM — MKYDALGMVETKGLIGSIEAADAMVKAANVSLVGREFVGGGIVTVMVRGDVGAVKAATDAGASAAERVGELLSVHVIPRPHGEVENILPLRNNN; from the coding sequence ATGAAGTACGATGCATTAGGAATGGTGGAAACAAAAGGATTAATAGGTTCAATCGAGGCAGCAGATGCTATGGTGAAGGCAGCAAACGTGTCATTAGTCGGTCGTGAATTTGTTGGAGGCGGTATTGTAACAGTAATGGTAAGAGGTGACGTAGGAGCAGTTAAAGCAGCAACAGATGCAGGAGCAAGTGCTGCAGAGCGTGTAGGAGAACTTCTTTCTGTACATGTAATCCCTAGACCACATGGTGAAGTGGAAAATATTTTACCATTAAGAAACAACAACTAA
- a CDS encoding GNAT family N-acetyltransferase, protein MTEFNITLRQAIPSDATHLINAISLLNQETPYLVVSPHALNMSPDTMAHEIDYIYNAPNQFILLALNHDDIIGVATIVSDDDSAFQHVGELGITIKKEFWGLGLGTAMIEELIQLCLDYEVTKRIEINVQTRNHRALHLYNKMGFYLEGIKRKAFLSENNQFIDIAILSYLLI, encoded by the coding sequence ATGACTGAATTTAATATCACTCTTCGCCAAGCCATTCCTAGTGATGCAACCCATTTAATCAATGCAATTAGCCTTCTTAATCAAGAGACACCCTATCTAGTTGTCAGTCCACATGCTTTGAACATGTCACCAGATACAATGGCTCATGAAATAGACTATATTTACAACGCGCCAAATCAATTTATCCTATTAGCATTAAATCATGATGATATTATAGGAGTGGCTACTATTGTAAGTGATGATGATTCTGCTTTTCAACATGTTGGAGAATTAGGAATTACTATAAAAAAAGAATTTTGGGGACTGGGGCTAGGAACTGCTATGATTGAAGAATTGATTCAATTATGTTTGGATTACGAAGTGACTAAACGCATCGAAATAAATGTTCAAACCCGTAATCATAGAGCCCTCCATTTATATAATAAAATGGGGTTTTACTTAGAAGGAATTAAAAGAAAGGCCTTTTTATCTGAAAATAATCAGTTTATTGATATTGCAATATTAAGCTATCTACTAATTTAA
- the murB gene encoding UDP-N-acetylmuramate dehydrogenase, whose amino-acid sequence MTTQTIVQQFPNITILTNEPLSHYTYTKTGGPADFLAFPTSKEEVQSLINFCQKSGLEWICLGNASNLIVRDGGIKDVVIMLTQMKQVIVQDTTIIAESGAKLIDVTYDALKHDLTGLEFACGIPGSIGGAAYMNAGAYGGELADIFYSADVILEDGSIKTFYKEDMAFSYRHSIIQTLKGIVLSVTFHLEKGKHTAIKEKMDELTYLRESKQPLEYPSCGSVFKRPEGYFTGKLIQDAGLQGHMIGGAQISEKHAGFIVNINKATATDYITLIQYIQDVILDKFNVSLETEVRIIGRK is encoded by the coding sequence GTGACAACACAAACTATTGTTCAACAATTTCCAAATATAACTATTTTAACAAATGAGCCTTTATCACATTATACATATACTAAAACCGGTGGTCCTGCTGATTTTTTAGCATTTCCTACATCCAAAGAAGAGGTTCAATCTTTAATTAATTTTTGCCAAAAAAGTGGACTAGAATGGATTTGTCTAGGGAATGCCAGTAATTTAATCGTTCGAGACGGTGGCATTAAAGATGTTGTAATCATGTTAACTCAAATGAAACAAGTCATTGTTCAAGATACAACAATTATTGCTGAATCTGGAGCTAAACTTATTGATGTGACTTATGATGCTTTAAAACATGACTTAACTGGATTAGAATTTGCTTGTGGAATTCCTGGAAGCATTGGGGGAGCAGCATATATGAATGCTGGTGCTTATGGTGGTGAATTGGCAGATATCTTTTATTCAGCTGATGTTATATTAGAAGATGGGTCAATAAAGACCTTTTATAAAGAAGACATGGCATTTTCTTATCGTCATAGCATCATTCAAACTCTAAAAGGTATTGTTTTATCCGTGACCTTCCATTTAGAAAAAGGGAAACACACAGCAATAAAAGAAAAAATGGATGAACTAACCTATTTACGTGAATCAAAACAACCTCTTGAATACCCATCGTGCGGTAGTGTTTTTAAACGACCAGAAGGTTATTTTACTGGAAAACTAATACAAGATGCCGGTTTACAAGGACATATGATAGGTGGAGCACAAATTTCGGAAAAACATGCAGGTTTTATTGTTAATATAAATAAAGCAACAGCAACAGATTATATTACACTAATTCAATACATCCAGGACGTTATTCTAGACAAATTCAATGTTTCTCTTGAAACTGAAGTAAGAATTATTGGTAGAAAATAA
- a CDS encoding BMC domain-containing protein, whose protein sequence is MVYRGQEALGLVETIGLVPALKACDEMLKAANVELISYENIGSTLVTIMVKGDVAAVESAVEAGARAAKEIGTLTAHNVMPRPIEEIGKIVSVHSIDG, encoded by the coding sequence TTGGTATACAGAGGTCAAGAAGCATTAGGTTTAGTCGAAACAATCGGATTAGTACCTGCATTAAAAGCATGTGATGAAATGCTAAAGGCAGCAAACGTTGAATTAATTTCATATGAAAATATAGGATCGACATTAGTTACCATTATGGTGAAAGGTGATGTGGCAGCGGTTGAAAGTGCGGTAGAAGCTGGAGCAAGAGCGGCAAAAGAAATCGGGACATTAACAGCGCATAACGTCATGCCAAGACCTATTGAAGAAATCGGAAAAATTGTATCGGTTCACAGTATTGATGGATAA
- a CDS encoding BMC domain-containing protein, translated as MQSFEAIGAIETFGLVFVLEACDAMCKAADVELVGYENVASGYISVIVKGDVAACKAAVEAGTSAVEKLGAEIYSSVVIAGPHMDLNKIIQYYQLLDEPLQEEGAAV; from the coding sequence ATGCAAAGTTTTGAAGCAATCGGCGCAATCGAAACATTCGGTTTGGTATTTGTGCTAGAAGCATGCGATGCAATGTGCAAAGCAGCAGATGTTGAGTTAGTCGGCTATGAAAATGTTGCATCAGGGTATATTTCAGTCATTGTAAAAGGTGACGTTGCTGCATGTAAAGCAGCAGTAGAAGCTGGAACATCAGCAGTTGAAAAACTAGGAGCAGAAATTTATAGCTCAGTAGTAATTGCTGGACCACATATGGATTTAAATAAAATCATTCAGTATTATCAATTGCTTGATGAACCGCTTCAAGAGGAGGGAGCTGCTGTTTAG
- a CDS encoding anaerobic C4-dicarboxylate transporter family protein, with amino-acid sequence MALLLIEIAIMIATIIYGLMKGGALGSGVSAIVALFIMLFIFKLPPSSPPVTAVLIIMSIGIASGALQASGGMDYMIRVATKIIQRFPKAITIVAPLVCFLFVFGMGTAMIALSLEPIISETALKSKVNPKGALISSVLASNMALLCSPASSSTAYVVTLLAAYGISLGTYLSIALPATLLSIIILSILLTIVNKKLPFDESILEDIIIEDEEKELSPAAKKSTLVFLLCVLAIIILGLFPSLLPEYNIDGEPIKIATADLVQMFMYLSAAINIMLFKVKSKDILHAPATANALGATLIVLGLGWVGSTIFGAPKNQAVLVSSVGQVLADHPWVIIFICAFVAMIIGAQTAVAAIIFPLALTLGISPMLLIVIVQCLNVNFVIPAQPTLLLAVELDRTGRTKVFSFIIPGIIVTALSIALSYGMTLFI; translated from the coding sequence ATGGCTTTATTATTAATCGAAATTGCTATCATGATAGCAACTATTATTTATGGTTTGATGAAAGGTGGCGCATTAGGATCTGGTGTTTCTGCAATTGTTGCCCTATTTATCATGCTGTTTATTTTTAAACTTCCACCATCTTCTCCACCTGTTACAGCTGTTTTAATCATTATGTCTATTGGTATAGCAAGTGGTGCATTACAAGCATCTGGCGGAATGGACTACATGATTCGCGTTGCAACTAAAATTATCCAGCGTTTCCCGAAAGCGATTACAATAGTTGCACCTCTTGTTTGTTTCTTATTTGTTTTCGGCATGGGAACAGCAATGATTGCTTTATCCCTTGAACCTATTATTTCTGAAACAGCTTTAAAGTCTAAGGTAAACCCAAAAGGAGCTTTAATTTCATCAGTTCTAGCATCTAATATGGCTTTACTCTGTAGCCCAGCATCATCATCCACTGCTTATGTAGTAACATTATTAGCTGCATATGGTATATCTTTAGGTACCTATTTATCCATTGCTCTACCTGCTACATTATTATCCATTATTATTTTAAGCATATTACTTACTATTGTTAATAAAAAATTGCCGTTTGATGAATCAATTCTAGAAGATATAATTATTGAAGATGAAGAAAAAGAGTTAAGTCCTGCCGCAAAAAAATCCACATTAGTATTCTTACTCTGTGTTTTAGCCATTATTATTTTGGGACTATTTCCAAGTCTCTTACCAGAGTATAATATAGATGGAGAACCAATAAAAATTGCAACAGCCGATTTAGTTCAAATGTTCATGTATTTATCTGCAGCGATTAATATTATGTTATTTAAAGTAAAATCTAAAGATATTCTTCATGCTCCTGCAACTGCTAACGCTCTTGGTGCCACTCTTATTGTATTAGGTTTAGGTTGGGTTGGATCAACTATCTTCGGTGCTCCAAAAAACCAAGCTGTTTTAGTATCTAGTGTAGGACAAGTTCTAGCAGACCATCCGTGGGTCATCATCTTTATCTGTGCATTTGTTGCTATGATTATTGGGGCTCAAACAGCTGTTGCAGCAATTATTTTTCCACTCGCCTTAACACTTGGTATTTCACCAATGCTGTTAATTGTTATTGTTCAGTGTTTAAATGTTAACTTTGTTATACCAGCCCAACCGACTTTACTATTAGCAGTTGAATTAGATCGAACTGGACGAACGAAGGTCTTTAGTTTCATCATACCAGGAATAATTGTAACAGCTCTTTCTATTGCACTCTCTTATGGTATGACACTATTTATCTAA
- a CDS encoding DMT family transporter: METQKNMVCSSADTKMSLVNKKFRMKGITNGLISGITYAIYSTLVVVASGYDPLTSAVGILAAPFVCSGLNDFFAGIFLLFYNAKEGRLKEIIRMVKTKPGKMLVVGFLLGGPIANGAYLVGLALAGAYAIPISATCSLFGALFSWIFLKQKPTLRIVIGMIICVLGAITINMVAPEGAPNFTLGIICALVAAVCWGLEGVFSSFGGAMIDTDVAVNLRELVSGLVVIIFILPVIGGVDLLFNTLSAVTPVIWLIFSGLSAGISFLTWYKANAMVGTAVGMSLNVTYAFWGVIFSVLFLGDTITPTMIIGSILIVMGAILVTMNPFDLFRKGEA; the protein is encoded by the coding sequence ATGGAAACTCAAAAAAACATGGTATGTTCATCCGCAGATACAAAGATGAGCTTAGTAAATAAAAAATTTAGAATGAAAGGGATTACTAATGGACTAATATCTGGTATTACTTATGCTATTTATTCCACACTTGTGGTAGTAGCCAGTGGGTATGATCCTTTAACAAGTGCAGTTGGTATTTTAGCAGCTCCTTTCGTTTGTTCGGGATTAAATGATTTTTTTGCTGGAATATTTTTATTATTTTATAACGCTAAAGAAGGCAGACTTAAAGAAATTATTCGTATGGTTAAAACCAAACCCGGAAAAATGTTGGTTGTTGGATTTTTATTAGGAGGGCCTATTGCAAATGGTGCATATCTTGTTGGACTAGCTTTAGCGGGTGCATATGCTATTCCAATTTCAGCTACTTGTAGTTTGTTTGGTGCTTTGTTCTCATGGATCTTTTTAAAACAAAAACCAACATTAAGAATTGTTATTGGCATGATTATTTGTGTATTAGGTGCTATTACAATTAACATGGTCGCTCCAGAAGGCGCACCAAACTTCACACTAGGTATCATTTGTGCATTAGTTGCAGCAGTATGTTGGGGATTAGAAGGTGTGTTTTCAAGTTTTGGTGGTGCCATGATTGATACAGATGTAGCGGTTAATTTACGTGAATTAGTTTCAGGACTTGTTGTAATTATTTTTATTTTACCGGTTATTGGTGGTGTAGACTTATTATTTAATACATTATCAGCTGTTACACCAGTTATTTGGTTGATTTTCTCAGGACTAAGTGCAGGAATTTCATTTTTAACATGGTATAAAGCAAATGCAATGGTTGGAACAGCCGTTGGAATGTCGTTAAATGTTACTTATGCTTTTTGGGGTGTTATATTCAGTGTTTTATTTTTAGGAGACACAATTACACCAACTATGATTATTGGATCAATATTGATTGTTATGGGAGCCATTCTAGTAACAATGAACCCATTTGATTTATTCAGAAAGGGGGAAGCGTAA
- the tsaE gene encoding tRNA (adenosine(37)-N6)-threonylcarbamoyltransferase complex ATPase subunit type 1 TsaE: MTFYLKNDTDTQSFGKLLSELAQPGDIFILTGELGAGKTTFSKGFAKGLGITQIIKSPTYTLIREYDSGRIPLYHMDVYRLEGSSDDLGLEEYLDGDGVCLIEWGELIKDTMDNDFIEIILHKTPENTRFVTIENYGADKRYNQINTLITKLEEEQKND, from the coding sequence ATGACGTTTTATTTAAAAAATGATACAGATACACAATCTTTTGGAAAATTGCTATCAGAATTAGCCCAACCGGGAGATATTTTTATTTTGACTGGAGAGTTAGGTGCAGGTAAAACAACCTTTTCTAAAGGTTTTGCAAAAGGATTGGGGATTACACAAATCATAAAAAGTCCAACTTATACATTAATACGTGAATATGACAGTGGCAGAATTCCTCTATATCACATGGATGTCTATCGCCTTGAAGGCTCCAGCGATGATCTAGGTTTAGAAGAGTATCTAGATGGGGATGGTGTCTGTTTAATTGAGTGGGGAGAATTAATTAAAGACACAATGGATAACGATTTTATTGAAATTATTCTCCATAAAACGCCTGAAAACACAAGATTTGTAACCATTGAAAATTACGGAGCAGATAAACGCTATAATCAAATTAATACATTGATAACTAAACTAGAAGAGGAACAAAAAAATGACTGA
- a CDS encoding chloride channel protein: MGKVKRHILWMIFGLIIGIFVGILECIFGKVLLFVTNIRVQYFMVFIFFLPIIGLFIKWLYQFYGKESSKGMTLLFEVGQNNRDVIPVRLIPIITLSTWLTHLVGGSAGREGVAIQIGGTFTNWFSRHVWKKFIPSHEKKQQMIIVTGMAAGFAGLFHTPIAATFFSMELLAVGYLSIESLLSASVAAVTSSYISQFLGLTAFSTTIRTYPELTIRLILVLCLLGCIFGLVGRLFSISLEKTKLFIQSIQWPIYKKMFFFSVILMVGLIIAGKGRYSGLGNNLVEAAFYQGTVYSYDFLLKLIFTVFTLSIGFQGGEVTPLFSIGATCGVLLAHLCGLPVEFVASLGFASVFASATNTLVAPLFIAGEIFGFELLPYAFFVIIASYLMNNNDSIYPNQKV, translated from the coding sequence ATGGGGAAAGTTAAAAGACATATTTTGTGGATGATTTTTGGATTGATTATCGGAATCTTTGTAGGTATACTTGAATGTATTTTTGGTAAAGTATTGTTATTTGTTACAAATATTAGAGTACAATATTTTATGGTTTTTATATTTTTTTTACCGATTATAGGTTTATTTATTAAATGGCTATATCAATTTTATGGTAAAGAAAGTAGTAAAGGAATGACCTTATTGTTTGAAGTAGGGCAGAATAATCGTGATGTAATACCAGTTAGATTGATACCAATTATTACACTTAGTACATGGCTGACTCATTTAGTCGGTGGGAGTGCTGGTAGGGAAGGCGTGGCAATTCAGATTGGTGGAACCTTTACTAATTGGTTTTCTAGACACGTTTGGAAAAAATTTATACCAAGCCATGAAAAAAAACAACAAATGATAATAGTAACAGGAATGGCGGCAGGATTTGCAGGATTATTTCACACGCCGATTGCAGCAACTTTTTTTTCAATGGAACTTTTAGCTGTAGGTTATTTATCAATTGAATCTCTTCTTTCAGCCAGTGTTGCAGCAGTTACGTCAAGCTATATATCACAATTTCTTGGTTTAACAGCTTTTTCTACAACAATAAGAACGTATCCTGAATTAACTATCAGATTGATTTTAGTGTTATGTTTATTGGGATGTATCTTTGGTTTAGTGGGACGGTTATTTTCAATTAGTTTAGAAAAAACAAAATTATTCATTCAATCGATACAATGGCCCATTTATAAAAAAATGTTTTTCTTTTCAGTTATTTTAATGGTGGGGTTGATTATTGCAGGAAAGGGGAGATATTCAGGGCTTGGCAACAATTTGGTTGAAGCAGCATTTTACCAAGGGACAGTTTATTCATATGATTTTTTGTTAAAATTAATCTTTACTGTTTTTACCTTATCTATTGGTTTTCAAGGCGGGGAAGTGACACCTCTATTTTCGATTGGTGCAACGTGTGGTGTTCTTTTGGCACACTTATGTGGGTTGCCTGTTGAATTTGTCGCATCATTAGGTTTCGCCTCAGTTTTTGCCAGTGCGACCAATACATTAGTTGCTCCATTATTTATTGCAGGAGAAATATTTGGTTTTGAATTATTACCATATGCATTTTTTGTTATTATTGCTTCTTATTTAATGAATAATAACGACTCGATTTACCCTAATCAAAAAGTGTGA